The Micromonospora krabiensis genome window below encodes:
- a CDS encoding ATP-binding protein, with protein MLDPSPEDDRTSPMVSTPRFVGRDRELAALRGALARPPAIVLVEGEAGIGKSRLLREWLAGPDQRTTLVSVCPPLRESLTLGPIVDAFRGIDRPVSRLRLTELAGALRPLFPEWSSALPPALQPLGDAKAARHRLFRALDELLRALRVDVLVLEDAHWADEVTLEFLLFVTSRQQSDGPSLVVSYRPEEVDDGSLLLRLTSRLPAGVTQLRIALAPMRPDATAALVSSMLDGNPVSQEFATFMHERTGGVPLALEESVRLMCDRADLVFRDGQWVRLKLRELQVPPTVRDSTRERVGRLSPAAQQVLRAAATLAERSSVSTIAKTAGLSPAACRDAVGEAADAGVLDGDDRGRWRFRHVLAATAVYEAIPLTDRRQFHLLAGRALEEIDPPPVARLAHHFREAGERQSWARYAEQVAELAMASGDHTKAVDVLVDLLSRAVLPPEDRARVARIAGVAALGRREPVDEVYHRVIRTLRSVLESPGLSARQQAEIRNPLGRLLITGGEAQAALGELEQAVANLDHDPVEAARAMTYLGWAYAGPWPASTHRRWLDRAAALAADVDSPAERLNLAGNRAAALLMLGAEEAWDVVAGLPVDGASAAERLDVARIHANVGTGALIWGRYADADHHLAVALRLAEDERASRLQHNVRLEQANLAWLTGRWEGLAERSAALADADRDRPAHYLGSIRLAARLAAAAGRRRAAEEQFRLVLEESARLGAVDDTMEAAAALARLWLTDGNSGRAVQITNEPMDTVQRKGIWVWATDLVPARIEAYLAAGDRTAATRLGDQFARGLRGRTAPAPRAALAVCRALLFAAAGDHARAATAYGRAARAWSALPRPYDALLASERQAEALIAHGQVDQGRELLAAQYEQLFRLGARGDADRVAQRLREHGAEVPRLWRGGRRGYGDQLSPRELDVVQLVVAGKTNREISRILAKSPATVDQQLRAAMRKLKVSSRTALAVKAVEAGVFAEEDSR; from the coding sequence ATGCTCGACCCCTCGCCCGAGGACGACCGGACGTCACCGATGGTCTCGACACCGCGTTTCGTTGGCCGTGATCGCGAGCTGGCGGCGTTGCGGGGCGCGTTGGCCCGGCCACCGGCGATCGTGCTGGTGGAGGGCGAGGCGGGGATCGGGAAGAGCCGACTGCTGCGAGAGTGGTTGGCCGGGCCGGACCAGCGCACGACTCTGGTCTCGGTGTGCCCACCGCTTCGCGAGTCGCTGACGTTGGGGCCGATCGTCGACGCGTTCCGTGGGATCGACCGCCCGGTGTCGCGGTTGCGGCTCACCGAGCTTGCGGGTGCGTTACGGCCACTGTTCCCTGAATGGTCCTCGGCCCTGCCGCCTGCCCTGCAGCCCCTGGGCGATGCGAAGGCGGCACGGCATCGCCTGTTCCGCGCCCTGGACGAGCTGCTGCGGGCTCTGCGTGTCGACGTCCTCGTGCTGGAGGACGCGCACTGGGCGGACGAGGTGACCCTGGAGTTCCTGCTGTTCGTCACCTCTCGACAACAGTCGGACGGGCCGAGCCTCGTGGTCTCCTATCGGCCGGAGGAGGTGGACGACGGATCTTTGCTGCTGCGGCTGACGTCCCGGTTGCCTGCTGGCGTGACCCAGCTGAGGATCGCCCTGGCGCCGATGCGACCCGACGCCACGGCGGCACTGGTGTCGTCGATGCTGGACGGCAATCCGGTGTCGCAGGAGTTCGCGACGTTCATGCACGAGCGCACCGGTGGCGTGCCGCTGGCGTTGGAGGAGTCGGTACGACTCATGTGCGACCGCGCCGACCTCGTCTTCCGCGACGGGCAGTGGGTCCGGCTGAAGCTGCGCGAGCTCCAGGTGCCGCCCACGGTGCGCGACTCCACCCGGGAGCGGGTGGGCCGTCTGTCGCCGGCGGCGCAGCAGGTGTTGCGTGCCGCGGCCACGTTGGCTGAGCGCTCATCGGTCTCCACCATCGCGAAGACCGCCGGCCTGTCACCGGCTGCGTGTCGGGACGCCGTCGGCGAGGCGGCCGACGCCGGCGTCCTGGACGGAGACGACCGTGGCCGGTGGCGGTTTCGGCATGTGCTGGCCGCCACGGCGGTGTACGAGGCGATCCCGTTGACCGACCGCAGACAGTTTCACCTGCTGGCCGGCCGGGCCTTGGAGGAGATAGACCCGCCGCCGGTGGCACGCCTTGCCCACCACTTCCGCGAGGCGGGCGAGCGGCAGTCCTGGGCGCGCTACGCCGAGCAGGTTGCCGAGCTGGCCATGGCCTCGGGTGACCACACCAAGGCGGTCGACGTGCTGGTCGATCTGTTGTCGCGGGCCGTGCTGCCGCCGGAGGATCGGGCACGGGTCGCGCGCATCGCCGGAGTGGCCGCCCTGGGCCGGCGTGAACCGGTCGACGAGGTCTACCACCGCGTGATCCGCACCCTGCGCTCGGTGTTGGAGAGCCCGGGTCTCTCCGCCCGGCAGCAGGCCGAGATCCGCAACCCCCTGGGTCGGCTCCTGATCACCGGGGGTGAGGCGCAGGCCGCACTGGGCGAGCTGGAGCAGGCGGTGGCCAACCTCGACCACGACCCGGTCGAGGCGGCTCGGGCGATGACCTACCTCGGGTGGGCCTACGCGGGGCCGTGGCCGGCGTCGACCCATCGGCGCTGGTTGGATCGCGCCGCCGCGCTCGCCGCCGATGTCGACTCCCCCGCGGAGCGGCTGAACCTGGCCGGCAACCGGGCCGCGGCACTGCTCATGCTCGGCGCGGAGGAGGCCTGGGACGTCGTCGCCGGCCTGCCCGTCGACGGCGCGAGCGCGGCGGAGCGTCTCGACGTGGCCCGCATCCACGCGAATGTCGGGACCGGCGCGCTGATCTGGGGTCGGTACGCCGACGCGGACCATCACCTGGCCGTGGCCCTGCGCCTTGCCGAGGACGAGCGGGCATCCCGGTTGCAGCACAACGTCCGGCTCGAGCAGGCCAACCTGGCGTGGCTGACCGGCCGCTGGGAGGGTCTCGCGGAGCGCAGCGCGGCACTCGCCGACGCCGACCGGGACCGGCCGGCGCACTACCTCGGCAGCATTCGCCTCGCGGCTCGGCTGGCGGCCGCGGCGGGACGGCGGCGCGCCGCGGAGGAGCAGTTCCGGCTGGTCCTCGAGGAGTCTGCCCGCCTCGGCGCGGTCGACGACACGATGGAGGCCGCCGCGGCGCTGGCCAGGCTGTGGCTGACGGACGGAAACAGCGGCCGGGCGGTGCAGATCACGAACGAGCCGATGGACACCGTCCAGAGAAAGGGCATCTGGGTCTGGGCGACGGATCTCGTCCCCGCCCGGATCGAGGCGTACCTCGCCGCGGGCGACCGGACGGCCGCGACACGCCTGGGCGACCAGTTCGCCAGAGGACTGCGTGGCCGTACGGCGCCCGCGCCTCGCGCCGCGCTCGCCGTCTGCCGTGCCCTGCTGTTCGCGGCAGCGGGAGACCATGCCCGCGCGGCGACGGCGTACGGTCGGGCGGCGCGCGCCTGGAGCGCGTTGCCGCGCCCCTACGACGCCCTGCTCGCCAGCGAGCGTCAAGCCGAGGCGCTCATCGCGCACGGGCAGGTCGACCAGGGTCGGGAGTTGTTGGCCGCACAGTACGAGCAGCTGTTCCGGCTCGGAGCCCGCGGCGACGCGGACCGGGTCGCGCAGCGGCTCCGTGAACACGGCGCCGAGGTCCCGCGACTGTGGCGTGGCGGCCGACGAGGCTACGGTGACCAGCTCTCACCTCGGGAGCTCGACGTGGTCCAACTGGTTGTCGCCGGCAAGACGAACCGGGAGATCAGCCGGATCCTGGCCAAGTCGCCGGCCACGGTGGATCAGCAGCTGCGGGCGGCGATGCGCAAGTTGAAGGTGAGTTCCCGGACCGCGCTCGCGGTCAAGGCAGTGGAGGCCGGAGTGTTCGCCGAAGAGGACTCTCGGTGA
- a CDS encoding HelD family protein produces the protein MGQATGRPQLQGIEIPVSAGRLPGREEGSVLCLPPECAAAYPVRAKHQCEDLRMRRDSALSDGTAGVSDVTRNGAAPTSTAEGAARRSAVAEEQAFLDLATARRDRLAEHLQVELSAAARDPLERARQRMLRHQYDELRRARDGLVFGRLDGLDGTVRHVGRVGLREDGEDGEPLLVDWRAPAARPFYTATAVDPQGLARRRHIRTRGSTVVGVDDEPLDGTVTADLVGEGALLAALDQRRTGRMPTAISTLQREQDDIIRAEASGPLIVQGGPGTGKTVVALHRVAYLLFAHRTMADQAVLVLGPSPRFLEYIAQVLPALGETAVVAATCDSLLPGIQVGRDESRLLAEIKGRALWQIALESYVTSLLPRPRELRLRWAGEFYVITAATVAQALASAVQGRPYHRARAAFAEQLHHLLAEVVVEQREALMDEMEEGFEDILARVDRDMRHDHHSGRTSTGSDIDGLLSEEEIEHLRDRIAENATIARFVEAWWPTLDAETLLGELLTDRTLLARFAPQLSPEEIAAVSAEPAGWASSDIPLLDALAELLGEVHAPQPQGEFVADRARRQRGWVYGHVVVDEAQELSEMQWHMVLRRCPSRSITAVGDIDQAEAAHRHTSWAQAVHAVLGDRWTAAELTICYRTPREVMALTEPVLKKAGSHNTSPRAVRSSGVAPWELTVTPAELAGTAAHAVRRLQQRWQGGTVGVIAPAERIAELLAVLSDVPVLTATQSKGLEWDATLLIDLHGIADEPRGWNGLYVALTRCTQELGQLIVTRRSPHP, from the coding sequence TTGGGTCAGGCCACAGGCCGCCCGCAACTTCAAGGCATTGAGATTCCCGTCTCTGCCGGCAGACTTCCTGGCCGAGAGGAGGGATCAGTTCTATGCTTGCCGCCGGAATGCGCTGCGGCGTATCCAGTCCGAGCGAAACACCAATGCGAGGATTTGCGAATGCGCCGAGATTCTGCTCTGAGCGACGGCACCGCTGGCGTCAGCGACGTCACACGGAACGGCGCAGCGCCGACTTCTACCGCGGAGGGCGCCGCACGCCGATCCGCGGTCGCCGAAGAACAGGCGTTTCTCGACCTGGCCACGGCCCGGCGTGACCGGTTGGCCGAACACCTCCAGGTCGAGCTGTCGGCAGCGGCCCGGGACCCGTTGGAGCGGGCCCGGCAGCGCATGCTCCGTCATCAGTACGACGAGCTACGGCGAGCACGCGACGGCCTGGTCTTCGGCCGCCTCGACGGTCTTGACGGCACCGTGCGACACGTGGGCCGCGTCGGTCTCCGCGAGGACGGCGAGGACGGCGAGCCGCTGCTGGTGGATTGGCGCGCTCCGGCAGCTCGGCCGTTCTACACGGCGACGGCGGTCGACCCACAAGGTCTGGCACGGCGCCGTCACATCCGGACGAGGGGATCGACCGTTGTCGGCGTGGACGACGAGCCACTGGACGGGACGGTAACGGCGGATCTCGTCGGTGAGGGCGCTCTGCTGGCCGCCCTCGACCAGCGGCGTACGGGCCGCATGCCGACGGCGATCTCGACGCTGCAACGCGAGCAGGACGACATCATCCGGGCCGAGGCGAGCGGTCCGCTGATCGTTCAGGGCGGTCCCGGCACCGGCAAGACCGTGGTCGCTCTGCACCGTGTCGCCTATCTGCTGTTCGCGCACCGGACGATGGCGGACCAGGCGGTGCTGGTGCTCGGTCCCTCGCCGCGGTTCCTCGAGTACATCGCCCAGGTGCTGCCCGCGCTCGGTGAGACCGCCGTCGTGGCGGCGACCTGTGACAGCCTGCTGCCCGGCATCCAGGTGGGTCGCGACGAGAGTCGACTTCTCGCCGAGATCAAGGGCCGCGCCCTCTGGCAAATCGCGCTCGAAAGCTACGTCACGTCGCTCCTCCCCCGACCCCGCGAGCTGCGGCTGCGCTGGGCGGGCGAGTTCTACGTCATCACCGCCGCGACGGTGGCACAGGCGCTCGCCTCGGCGGTGCAGGGACGCCCCTACCACCGCGCCCGCGCGGCGTTCGCCGAGCAGTTGCATCACCTGCTCGCCGAGGTCGTCGTCGAGCAGCGCGAGGCGCTGATGGACGAGATGGAGGAGGGTTTCGAGGACATCCTCGCCCGCGTCGACAGGGACATGCGGCATGACCACCACTCCGGCAGGACGTCCACCGGCAGTGACATCGACGGATTGCTCTCCGAGGAGGAGATAGAACACCTGCGTGATCGGATCGCCGAGAACGCCACCATCGCCCGGTTCGTCGAGGCCTGGTGGCCGACCCTCGACGCCGAGACCCTGCTGGGTGAGCTCCTGACCGATCGCACTCTGCTCGCCCGGTTCGCCCCGCAACTGTCCCCGGAGGAGATCGCCGCTGTCTCAGCCGAGCCCGCCGGATGGGCATCGAGCGACATTCCCCTGCTCGACGCCCTAGCCGAGCTACTCGGCGAGGTCCACGCCCCGCAACCGCAGGGCGAGTTCGTCGCCGACCGCGCGCGCCGGCAGCGCGGCTGGGTGTACGGCCATGTCGTCGTCGACGAGGCGCAAGAGTTGTCCGAGATGCAGTGGCACATGGTCCTACGGCGCTGCCCCAGTCGATCCATCACCGCCGTCGGCGACATCGACCAGGCGGAGGCGGCGCACCGGCACACCAGCTGGGCACAGGCGGTACACGCTGTTCTCGGGGATCGCTGGACCGCCGCGGAGCTGACCATCTGCTACCGGACCCCACGTGAGGTCATGGCCCTCACCGAACCGGTGCTGAAAAAGGCTGGCAGCCACAACACGTCGCCGCGGGCGGTACGCTCCTCCGGCGTCGCGCCCTGGGAACTCACCGTCACACCCGCCGAGCTCGCCGGCACCGCCGCCCACGCGGTGCGACGGCTGCAGCAGCGGTGGCAGGGCGGAACGGTCGGCGTCATCGCCCCCGCCGAGCGCATAGCCGAACTCCTGGCCGTGCTGAGTGATGTGCCCGTGCTCACCGCAACGCAGTCCAAGGGGCTGGAGTGGGACGCCACGCTCCTCATCGACCTCCACGGCATCGCCGACGAGCCGCGCGGCTGGAACGGCCTCTACGTCGCGCTCACCCGATGCACCCAGGAACTCGGTCAGCTGATCGTCACGCGGCGATCGCCGCACCCATGA